The Hevea brasiliensis isolate MT/VB/25A 57/8 chromosome 1, ASM3005281v1, whole genome shotgun sequence genome has a window encoding:
- the LOC110639846 gene encoding uncharacterized protein LOC110639846, translated as MEVHPRVNSMLAAKRLWNVLRLTFFMIRKGLVSKRKLIMDMNLMVKRGKLLRKSFSNLICHHHHHHHGNMASGSYGLEEYEFSCSNSPNPVFFHLPKRKHHYFPCINPPEVIEEEEETNKAAALVMVPKTPDEYPFNLFHHLDASDFAPEEKRSPLPSPLSVRVSNYSSEDENDSGINGEVDDEAEEFIRRFYEQLRLQSRMQLLEYQDRK; from the coding sequence ATGGAGGTACATCCCAGGGTGAACTCCATGTTAGCTGCCAAGAGGCTATGGAATGTGTTGAGGCTGACCTTCTTTATGATCAGGAAGGGATTGGTTTCAAAGAGGAAGTTGATAATGGACATGAATCTCATGGTGAAGAGAGGGAAGCTTCTAAGGAAATCTTTTAGCAATCTCATATGCcatcatcaccaccaccaccacggaAACATGGCAAGCGGTAGCTATGGCTTAGAGGAGTACGAGTTCTCTTGTAGCAACAGCCCAAATCCTGTTTTTTTCCACTTGCCAAAGCGCAAACACCATTACTTCCCTTGCATCAATCCCCCTGAGGTCatcgaagaagaagaagagactaATAAGGCAGCAGCACTGGTGATGGTGCCAAAGACCCCTGATGAGTATCCCTTCAACTTATTTCATCATCTTGATGCCTCTGACTTTGCTCCAGAAGAGAAGCGTAGCCCTCTCCCTTCGCCCTTATCTGTAAGGGTGTCGAATTATTCATCGGAAGATGAGAACGATAGTGGAATAAATGGAGAGGTCGATGATGAAGCTGAGGAATTCATTCGAAGGTTTTATGAGCAGCTAAGGTTACAAAGTCGCATGCAGTTGCTGGAATACCAGGACAGGAAATAA